The proteins below are encoded in one region of Bacillus vallismortis:
- the mtnW gene encoding 2,3-diketo-5-methylthiopentyl-1-phosphate enolase codes for MGELLATYLLTEPGADTEKKAEQIATGLTVGSWTDLPLVKQEQMQKHKGRVIKVEEREGTPASGKQAVITIAYPDINFSQDIPALLTTVFGKLSLDGKIKLLDLHFSDAFKRTLPGPKFGVYGIRKLLGEFERPLLMSIFKGVIGRDLSDIKEQLRQQALGGVDLIKDDEIFFETGLAPFETRITEGKQVLKETYEQTGHKTLYAVNLTGRTADLNDKARRAAELGADALLFNVFAYGLDVMQSLAEDPEIAIPIMAHPAVSGAFTSSPFYGFSHALLLGKLNRYCGADFSLFPSPYGSVALPKEDALAIHEECVREDAFNQTFAVPSAGIHPGMVPLLMRDFGIDHIINAGGGVHGHPNGAQGGGKAFRAIIDAVLEAQPIDEKAEQCKDLKLALDKWGKVEAL; via the coding sequence ATGGGTGAGTTATTAGCAACATATCTCCTGACCGAACCGGGAGCCGATACAGAGAAAAAAGCGGAACAAATCGCAACAGGATTGACAGTAGGCTCCTGGACTGATCTGCCCCTTGTAAAACAGGAGCAAATGCAAAAGCACAAGGGACGGGTGATAAAGGTCGAGGAAAGAGAGGGGACTCCTGCGTCAGGAAAACAAGCGGTGATCACAATTGCCTATCCTGACATCAATTTCTCTCAGGATATCCCGGCTTTGCTGACAACAGTGTTTGGGAAGCTGTCGCTGGACGGAAAAATCAAATTACTCGATCTTCACTTCTCTGACGCGTTTAAGCGCACGCTGCCGGGACCGAAGTTTGGTGTATACGGCATTCGAAAGCTGCTGGGAGAGTTTGAGAGACCGCTGTTAATGAGCATTTTCAAAGGGGTTATCGGAAGAGACCTGAGTGATATTAAAGAACAGCTCAGACAGCAGGCGCTTGGCGGAGTTGACCTGATTAAGGACGATGAAATTTTCTTTGAGACAGGCCTGGCGCCTTTTGAAACAAGAATTACAGAAGGAAAGCAAGTATTGAAAGAAACGTATGAGCAAACCGGGCATAAAACGCTGTATGCGGTCAATTTGACCGGGCGTACGGCTGATCTGAACGACAAAGCGAGACGCGCTGCTGAATTGGGGGCGGATGCGCTATTGTTTAATGTCTTCGCTTACGGCTTGGACGTCATGCAAAGTCTGGCGGAAGATCCCGAAATCGCAATCCCGATTATGGCTCATCCAGCTGTCAGCGGGGCGTTTACGTCTTCTCCGTTCTACGGATTTTCTCACGCTCTTTTGCTCGGAAAATTGAACCGGTATTGCGGAGCCGACTTCAGTCTCTTCCCATCTCCGTACGGTTCAGTTGCGCTTCCAAAAGAAGATGCGCTGGCGATTCACGAAGAATGTGTGAGAGAGGATGCCTTTAACCAAACATTTGCCGTTCCGTCAGCAGGCATTCATCCCGGTATGGTTCCGCTTTTAATGCGGGATTTCGGCATAGATCATATTATAAACGCCGGGGGAGGCGTACACGGACATCCGAACGGCGCCCAGGGCGGTGGCAAAGCGTTCAGAGCCATAATTGATGCTGTCTTAGAAGCTCAGCCGATTGATGAAAAAGCCGAACAATGCAAAGATCTGAAGCTGGCGCTTGATAAATGGGGAAAGGTTGAAGCCTTATGA
- the mtnE gene encoding methionine-glutamine aminotransferase has protein sequence MKFEQSHVLKELPKQFFASLVQKVNRKLAEGHDVINLGQGNPDQPTPEHIVEEMKRAVADPDNHKYSSFRGSYSLKSAAAAFYKREYGIDLDPETEVAVLFGGKAGLVELPQCLLNPGDTILVPDPGYPDYWSGVALAKAKMEMMPLVKDRAFLPDYSKFPAEVREQAKLMYLNYPNNPTGAVATSGFFEETVSFAKENGICVVHDFAYGAVGFDGCKPLSFLQTEGAKDIGIEIYTLSKTYNMAGWRIGFAVGNASVIEAINLYQDHMFVSLFRATQEAAAAALLGDQTCVAEQNARYESRRNAWIASCREIGWEVAAPAGSFFAWLPVPEGYTSEQFSDLLLEKANVAVAAGNGFGEYGEGYVRVGLLTSEERLKEAAYRIGKLNLFTQKSIDKT, from the coding sequence ATGAAATTTGAACAGTCTCATGTATTAAAGGAGCTGCCTAAGCAATTCTTCGCTTCTTTGGTGCAAAAAGTGAACCGAAAGCTTGCAGAAGGACATGACGTCATCAATCTCGGACAGGGAAATCCGGATCAGCCGACTCCGGAACATATCGTCGAGGAAATGAAACGAGCCGTTGCTGATCCTGACAATCATAAATACTCGTCTTTTCGCGGCTCATACAGCCTGAAATCAGCAGCGGCGGCATTTTATAAAAGAGAATACGGCATTGACCTTGACCCGGAGACGGAAGTCGCTGTATTATTCGGCGGAAAAGCCGGTCTGGTTGAGCTCCCGCAATGTTTGCTGAATCCCGGAGATACGATTTTAGTTCCGGATCCGGGCTATCCTGATTACTGGTCAGGTGTGGCACTCGCGAAAGCGAAGATGGAAATGATGCCGCTCGTAAAGGACAGGGCGTTTCTGCCTGATTACAGCAAATTCCCCGCTGAAGTGAGAGAACAGGCGAAATTGATGTACTTGAATTATCCGAATAATCCGACTGGAGCTGTTGCTACCTCCGGTTTTTTTGAAGAAACCGTGAGTTTTGCAAAAGAAAACGGGATTTGTGTTGTTCATGATTTTGCTTACGGCGCTGTAGGATTTGACGGCTGTAAGCCGTTAAGCTTCTTGCAGACTGAAGGTGCGAAGGATATCGGCATTGAAATTTATACGCTGTCAAAAACGTATAATATGGCGGGGTGGCGGATCGGCTTTGCCGTCGGAAACGCTTCGGTCATTGAAGCGATCAATCTGTATCAAGACCATATGTTTGTCAGTCTTTTCAGAGCGACTCAGGAGGCTGCAGCGGCGGCACTGCTAGGTGATCAAACGTGCGTGGCGGAGCAAAATGCCCGATATGAAAGCAGGAGAAACGCTTGGATTGCGTCATGCCGGGAGATCGGCTGGGAAGTGGCTGCTCCGGCAGGTTCTTTTTTTGCATGGCTGCCCGTGCCTGAAGGCTATACTTCCGAGCAGTTCTCAGACCTTTTGCTGGAAAAAGCGAATGTGGCCGTTGCGGCTGGAAATGGTTTCGGTGAATATGGCGAGGGCTATGTCAGAGTCGGGCTGCTGACAAGTGAAGAAAGACTCAAAGAGGCCGCTTATCGAATTGGGAAGCTGAACCTGTTTACCCAAAAAAGCATTGACAAGACTTGA
- a CDS encoding carbon-nitrogen family hydrolase encodes MKWTISCLQFDISYGKPSENIKKAEFFIEKESKHADVLVLPELWTTGYDLANLDEIADKDGRSAQSWLKKTAKKHGVHIVAGSVAVRKDSDVYNTMYIADKEGQIIKEYRKAHLFQLMDEHVYLSAGSEDGYFELDGVKSSGLICYDIRFPEWIRKHTTKGANVLFISAEWPLPRLDHWKSLLIARAIENQCFVAACNCTGSNPDHEFAGHSLIIDPWGRVLAEGGREEGVVRAEINLQESVEVRESIPVFDDIRKDLY; translated from the coding sequence ATGAAATGGACCATATCTTGCCTGCAATTTGATATTTCATACGGAAAGCCTTCAGAAAATATCAAAAAGGCTGAATTCTTTATCGAAAAAGAAAGCAAACACGCGGATGTTCTTGTTCTTCCTGAACTATGGACGACCGGCTATGATCTGGCCAACCTTGATGAGATCGCCGATAAAGACGGGCGTTCTGCTCAGAGCTGGCTGAAGAAAACAGCAAAAAAACATGGCGTCCATATTGTCGCCGGATCGGTTGCTGTCAGAAAGGATTCCGATGTTTATAATACAATGTACATTGCGGATAAGGAAGGACAAATCATTAAAGAGTACAGGAAGGCCCATCTTTTTCAGCTGATGGATGAGCATGTGTATTTATCAGCCGGCTCCGAAGATGGATATTTTGAGCTTGATGGCGTCAAAAGCTCAGGATTGATCTGTTATGATATCCGTTTTCCGGAGTGGATCAGAAAACATACGACAAAAGGCGCCAACGTGCTGTTTATTTCTGCGGAATGGCCTCTTCCCCGCCTTGATCATTGGAAAAGCCTGCTTATTGCGCGGGCCATCGAAAATCAATGCTTTGTCGCTGCCTGCAATTGCACTGGGTCAAATCCAGATCATGAATTTGCCGGGCATAGCCTGATTATTGATCCATGGGGACGTGTACTTGCTGAAGGCGGCCGGGAAGAAGGCGTTGTGCGTGCGGAAATTAACCTTCAGGAAAGCGTTGAAGTTCGGGAAAGCATCCCTGTTTTCGATGATATCAGAAAAGATTTATATTAA
- the mtnK gene encoding S-methyl-5-thioribose kinase, whose protein sequence is MAVTKTPLYETLNESSAVALAVKLGLFPSKSTLTCQEIGDGNLNYVFHIYDQEHDRALIIKQAVPYAKVVGESWPLTIDRARIESSALIRQGEHVPHLVPKVFYSDTEMAVTVMEDLSHLKIARKGLIEGETYPHLSQHIGEFLGKTLFYSSDYSLEPKVKKQLVKQFTNPELCDITERLVFTDPFFDHDTNDFEEELRPFVEKLWRNDSVKIEAAKLKKSFLTSAETLIHGDLHTGSIFASEHNTKVIDPEFAFYGPIGFDIGQFIANLLLNALSRDGADREPLYHHAKQVWETFQETFTKAWEKDSLDVYAKIDGYLTDTFSHIFEEAIGFAGCELIRRTIGLSHVADLDTIAPFDKRIDRKRLALETGTAFIEKRSEFTTITDVIELFKLLVKE, encoded by the coding sequence ATGGCAGTCACAAAAACACCTTTATACGAAACGTTAAATGAAAGCTCCGCTGTGGCGTTGGCGGTGAAGCTTGGCTTATTTCCAAGCAAAAGCACGCTGACATGCCAGGAGATCGGCGACGGCAACTTAAATTACGTTTTTCATATTTATGATCAAGAACATGACAGAGCATTGATTATTAAGCAGGCGGTTCCTTATGCAAAAGTCGTCGGAGAAAGCTGGCCGCTGACAATCGATCGCGCCAGAATCGAAAGCAGCGCTCTCATCCGCCAAGGCGAGCATGTCCCTCATCTCGTTCCAAAAGTGTTTTATTCTGACACAGAAATGGCGGTTACCGTCATGGAGGATCTTTCTCATTTGAAGATCGCAAGAAAAGGGCTCATTGAAGGTGAAACCTATCCGCACCTGTCACAGCACATCGGTGAATTTTTAGGCAAGACCCTTTTCTATTCTTCAGATTACTCGCTTGAACCTAAGGTAAAAAAACAGCTTGTTAAACAGTTTACAAATCCGGAGCTGTGCGACATTACGGAAAGGCTTGTTTTTACAGACCCTTTCTTTGACCATGACACAAATGATTTTGAAGAAGAGCTTCGTCCTTTTGTCGAAAAGCTCTGGAGAAATGACAGCGTCAAAATCGAAGCGGCTAAACTTAAAAAGTCTTTTTTAACATCTGCAGAAACGCTGATTCATGGTGATTTGCACACAGGGAGCATTTTCGCCAGCGAACATAACACAAAGGTGATTGATCCTGAATTTGCTTTTTACGGACCGATCGGCTTTGATATTGGCCAATTTATCGCCAACTTATTGTTGAATGCACTCAGCCGTGACGGAGCTGACAGAGAGCCGTTATATCACCATGCCAAGCAGGTCTGGGAAACGTTTCAAGAAACATTCACTAAAGCTTGGGAGAAAGACAGTCTCGATGTTTACGCGAAAATCGACGGTTACCTTACTGATACGTTCAGCCATATTTTTGAAGAGGCGATCGGTTTTGCGGGCTGCGAGCTGATACGCCGGACGATCGGCCTTTCCCATGTGGCTGATCTGGATACAATCGCGCCGTTTGATAAACGAATCGACAGAAAACGGCTGGCGCTTGAAACCGGCACAGCCTTTATCGAAAAACGTTCGGAATTCACAACGATCACGGATGTTATTGAATTATTCAAGCTACTTGTGAAGGAATGA